A part of Sebastes umbrosus isolate fSebUmb1 chromosome 21, fSebUmb1.pri, whole genome shotgun sequence genomic DNA contains:
- the si:dkey-226l10.6 gene encoding zinc finger protein 382 isoform X1: MSDFSSWILPAVKGGPAGKATSSSVVTGNRSWDGAGAGGMDQIRVVRIDDTHIASEEEEQSHVGGKVKGAAECYEVEEVIGEEDEDGVYVIEYSNPEEEGASYQFTMAVDRSVPAKRPKLKHPAMRENARAPLPVMSKLNRPPRPRINEKQRRKPMGVEEVKREAVVSNKHVLELGEDYSYVMATNSNSGKELMCKLCPPPGRFFKRAAGLAVHLKHMHFLEANKTFFCTTCQQSVRTQIELDAHTKRHANQGAVFTCLLCSAETENKAEKPGYRGSKLGLKKHLQKEHPGVVPRCNVCNKGFASLSSYLADQFRHVGVSPYYCALCQIYEMTERGLSVHNKNHDKRKKKQQLLQESAGIQLPTLGVPANAAKASNAANAATDDNSATDDSDF; the protein is encoded by the exons ATGTCTGACTTCAGCAGCTGGATCCTG CCGGCGGTTAAAGGTGGGCCTGCAGGAAAAGCGACGTCGTCCTCGGTCGTGACAGGAAACAGGAGCTGGGACGGCGCCGGCGCAGGCGGGATGGACCAGATCCGAGTGGTGAGAATAGACGACACACACATCgcatcagaggaggaggagcagtcTCATGTCGGGGGGAAGGTTAAAGGCGCCGCAGAGTGCTACGAGGTGGAGGAGGTCATTGGCGAGGAAGATGAAGACGGCGTTTACGTGATCGAGTATTCAAATCCCGAAGAGGAGGGAGCGAGCTACCAGTTCACGATGGCCGTGGACCGATCGGTGCCGGCCAAAAGGCCGAAGCTCAAACATCCCGCGATGAGAGAGAACGCCAGAGCGCCTTTACCGGTGATGTCCAAACTGAACAGACCGCCGAGGCCGAGAATCAACGAGAAGCAGCGGAGGAAGCCGATGGgagtagaggaggtgaagagggaGGCGGTTGTGAGCAATAAGCATGTGTTGGAGCTCGGCGAGGACTACAGCTACGTGATGGCGACGAACTCAAACTCAGGTAAAGAGCTGATGTGCAAGCTGTGCCCGCCGCCCGGCAGGTTCTTCAAGAGAGCCGCCGGTTTGGCCGTGCATTTGAAACACATGCACTTCCTGGAGGCGAATAAGACGTTCTTCTGCACGACTTGCCAGCAGTCGGTTCGCACTCAGATCGAGCTGGACGCCCACACGAAACGCCACGCCAACCAGGGCGCCGTGTTCACCTGCCTCCTCTGCTCGGCGGAGACGGAAAACAAAGCGGAGAAGCCGGGCTACAGAGGGTCGAAGCTGGGTCTGAAGAAACACCTGCAGAAGGAGCACCCGGGCGTCGTCCCTCGCTGCAACGTCTGTAACAAAGGCTTCGCGTCGCTCTCGTCGTACCTGGCTGATCAGTTCAGGCACGTCGGCGTGTCGCCCTACTACTGCGCCTTGTGTCAGATCTATGAAATGACCGAGCGGGGTCTGAGTGTTCACAACAAGAACCACgacaagaggaagaagaagcagcagctgctgcaggagtCCGCTGGAATCCAGCTGCCGACTCTCGGAGTCCCCGCCAACGCCGCCAAAGCCTCCAACGCCGCCAACGCTGCCACAGACGACAACTCTGCCACAGACGACTCTGACTTCTGA
- the si:dkey-226l10.6 gene encoding zinc finger protein 382 isoform X2 — translation MDQIRVVRIDDTHIASEEEEQSHVGGKVKGAAECYEVEEVIGEEDEDGVYVIEYSNPEEEGASYQFTMAVDRSVPAKRPKLKHPAMRENARAPLPVMSKLNRPPRPRINEKQRRKPMGVEEVKREAVVSNKHVLELGEDYSYVMATNSNSGKELMCKLCPPPGRFFKRAAGLAVHLKHMHFLEANKTFFCTTCQQSVRTQIELDAHTKRHANQGAVFTCLLCSAETENKAEKPGYRGSKLGLKKHLQKEHPGVVPRCNVCNKGFASLSSYLADQFRHVGVSPYYCALCQIYEMTERGLSVHNKNHDKRKKKQQLLQESAGIQLPTLGVPANAAKASNAANAATDDNSATDDSDF, via the coding sequence ATGGACCAGATCCGAGTGGTGAGAATAGACGACACACACATCgcatcagaggaggaggagcagtcTCATGTCGGGGGGAAGGTTAAAGGCGCCGCAGAGTGCTACGAGGTGGAGGAGGTCATTGGCGAGGAAGATGAAGACGGCGTTTACGTGATCGAGTATTCAAATCCCGAAGAGGAGGGAGCGAGCTACCAGTTCACGATGGCCGTGGACCGATCGGTGCCGGCCAAAAGGCCGAAGCTCAAACATCCCGCGATGAGAGAGAACGCCAGAGCGCCTTTACCGGTGATGTCCAAACTGAACAGACCGCCGAGGCCGAGAATCAACGAGAAGCAGCGGAGGAAGCCGATGGgagtagaggaggtgaagagggaGGCGGTTGTGAGCAATAAGCATGTGTTGGAGCTCGGCGAGGACTACAGCTACGTGATGGCGACGAACTCAAACTCAGGTAAAGAGCTGATGTGCAAGCTGTGCCCGCCGCCCGGCAGGTTCTTCAAGAGAGCCGCCGGTTTGGCCGTGCATTTGAAACACATGCACTTCCTGGAGGCGAATAAGACGTTCTTCTGCACGACTTGCCAGCAGTCGGTTCGCACTCAGATCGAGCTGGACGCCCACACGAAACGCCACGCCAACCAGGGCGCCGTGTTCACCTGCCTCCTCTGCTCGGCGGAGACGGAAAACAAAGCGGAGAAGCCGGGCTACAGAGGGTCGAAGCTGGGTCTGAAGAAACACCTGCAGAAGGAGCACCCGGGCGTCGTCCCTCGCTGCAACGTCTGTAACAAAGGCTTCGCGTCGCTCTCGTCGTACCTGGCTGATCAGTTCAGGCACGTCGGCGTGTCGCCCTACTACTGCGCCTTGTGTCAGATCTATGAAATGACCGAGCGGGGTCTGAGTGTTCACAACAAGAACCACgacaagaggaagaagaagcagcagctgctgcaggagtCCGCTGGAATCCAGCTGCCGACTCTCGGAGTCCCCGCCAACGCCGCCAAAGCCTCCAACGCCGCCAACGCTGCCACAGACGACAACTCTGCCACAGACGACTCTGACTTCTGA